In Deinococcus puniceus, one genomic interval encodes:
- the lysX gene encoding lysine biosynthesis protein LysX: MADLAIIYDRIRPDEKMLFEALDALGVAYDKVYAPQLTVTFDDAGRAAVPWKVALERCVSQSRGHAVTRALEGLGVRVVNPSHVIELCGDKLATNARLAAAGLPTPRTAVAFDGEAALALIEQMGYPVVIKPTVGSWGRMVSRVNDRDAAEAIIEHKEVLGGPQHQVFYIQELIRKPERDIRAFVVGGVCIGAIYRTSEHWITNTARGAKASNCPVTPEIETLALQAAAAVHGEIVAIDLVEDPERGLLVIEINHTMEFKNSVSTTGVNIPRLMGEYALGLIG; encoded by the coding sequence ATGGCCGATCTCGCCATTATTTATGACCGCATTCGCCCCGACGAAAAAATGTTATTTGAAGCCCTCGACGCTCTTGGTGTGGCCTACGACAAGGTTTACGCGCCCCAACTGACGGTGACGTTCGATGATGCGGGCCGCGCCGCCGTGCCGTGGAAAGTGGCGCTGGAACGCTGCGTTTCTCAGTCTCGCGGGCACGCCGTCACGCGGGCGCTGGAAGGCCTCGGCGTGCGCGTGGTCAACCCCAGCCACGTTATAGAACTGTGCGGCGACAAGTTGGCGACCAACGCGCGGTTGGCGGCGGCGGGTCTGCCTACGCCCCGAACGGCGGTGGCCTTTGATGGAGAAGCGGCGCTGGCCCTGATTGAGCAGATGGGCTACCCCGTCGTCATTAAACCCACTGTCGGCTCTTGGGGCCGCATGGTCAGCCGGGTCAATGACCGCGACGCCGCCGAAGCCATCATCGAGCATAAGGAAGTGTTAGGCGGGCCGCAGCATCAGGTCTTCTATATTCAGGAACTGATCCGCAAGCCCGAGCGCGATATTCGGGCCTTCGTGGTGGGCGGCGTGTGCATCGGCGCGATTTACCGCACCTCCGAACACTGGATCACCAACACGGCACGCGGCGCGAAGGCCAGCAATTGCCCTGTGACGCCCGAGATAGAAACACTGGCGCTTCAGGCTGCCGCCGCCGTACACGGCGAAATCGTAGCCATCGATCTGGTGGAAGACCCAGAGCGCGGCCTGCTGGTCATCGAGATCAATCACACGATGGAATTCAAGAATTCGGTGTCTACCACAGGCGTCAACATTCCGCGCCTGATGGGTGAATACGCGCTGGGGCTGATCGGCTAG
- a CDS encoding Uma2 family endonuclease has protein sequence MSGPAFSRMSVAEYLQTEESSPVKREYVDGFVYPLHAQAGASKAHARISANLTAALHAASLRMGCRLYQSDMKLRLKDSTVFFYPDMLVAGGPDLTNEEFETAPCLLIEVLSPSTAANDRLGKYQYPHGAA, from the coding sequence ATGAGCGGCCCAGCCTTCAGCCGAATGAGCGTGGCGGAGTACTTGCAGACCGAGGAGAGTAGCCCGGTCAAACGCGAGTACGTGGACGGGTTCGTGTATCCGCTGCACGCTCAGGCGGGGGCCAGCAAAGCCCATGCCCGCATCAGCGCCAACCTGACCGCCGCCCTGCACGCCGCATCGTTGCGGATGGGCTGCCGTTTATACCAGTCTGATATGAAGCTGCGTCTTAAAGACAGCACGGTGTTTTTCTATCCCGATATGCTGGTGGCTGGCGGCCCAGACCTCACGAACGAAGAGTTCGAAACTGCACCGTGTTTGTTGATAGAAGTCCTCTCGCCCAGCACGGCGGCCAATGACCGATTGGGCAAATATCAATATCCACACGGCGCTGCCTAG
- the lysW gene encoding lysine biosynthesis protein LysW, producing the protein MTTIQFENPETGATIELTNPELGELVIDDETGVEYEVVSVDPPRLAQAPQEAEDWGE; encoded by the coding sequence ATGACTACCATTCAATTTGAAAACCCTGAAACGGGTGCAACAATCGAACTGACCAACCCAGAATTGGGCGAACTCGTGATAGACGACGAAACGGGCGTGGAATACGAAGTAGTGTCGGTAGATCCGCCCCGGCTGGCACAGGCCCCGCAAGAAGCCGAAGACTGGGGCGAGTGA
- a CDS encoding LeuD/DmdB family oxidoreductase small subunit encodes MPRIWKFGDSVNTDDILPGKFAPFMAGEDVFQTFAFHYIRPEFAAEVQPGDLLIGGKNWGLGSSREYAPAALKKLQVGGIIAPSFARIHYRNLLNLGIPAFEADLTGSLNDGDEVTLDMATGRLTRGPDVFQLPPAPEFLREALAEGSILAFFKKHGRFPGEHSPGEHSPGEQQVQDQPGPIAP; translated from the coding sequence ATGCCTAGAATCTGGAAATTTGGCGACAGTGTAAATACCGATGACATCTTGCCCGGAAAGTTCGCGCCCTTCATGGCAGGCGAGGATGTCTTTCAAACGTTCGCGTTTCATTACATCCGGCCTGAGTTTGCCGCAGAGGTGCAACCCGGTGATCTGCTGATCGGGGGCAAAAACTGGGGCCTCGGCAGCAGCCGCGAATATGCTCCCGCCGCTCTGAAAAAATTGCAGGTGGGCGGCATCATCGCCCCCAGTTTTGCCCGGATTCATTACCGCAATCTGCTGAATCTGGGCATTCCTGCCTTCGAGGCCGATTTGACGGGCAGCCTGAACGACGGGGACGAAGTGACGCTGGACATGGCAACGGGACGCCTAACACGCGGCCCGGACGTGTTTCAATTGCCGCCCGCTCCGGAATTTCTGCGTGAAGCTCTGGCCGAGGGCAGCATCTTGGCCTTCTTCAAAAAGCATGGGCGCTTTCCGGGGGAACATAGTCCGGGCGAACACAGTCCGGGTGAACAGCAGGTGCAAGACCAGCCCGGCCCCATTGCCCCGTAA